A region of the Exiguobacterium aurantiacum DSM 6208 genome:
AGCGTCCCTTCGGCCGGGCACTGCGGTCACTTTGAAGAATCGGATGCGTCGCATAAAAGACAGGCCCGTATTCGCTCTCATAGATCGTGCTGCGCGTGTTGGCGTCAGCTCGGACGCGTGAGGCGATATCAGCCAAAAACGCCTGTTGCTCAGGCTCAGTCAACGACAAGCTCTGTTTTTGGAACGTGGCGTAATGGACGTCCCCGTCTCGATTCAAAAACAGCATCGCATTGACGTTCAAATTATCGAGAGACGCCTCGCTGATGTTGCTGTCGATGAACGTCTCATTCTTTCCTTGGATGAACGCATACGCGTCGTTCCATTGCCGCCCAATCGACGAGCGTCCGCTCAAGGCTACTCTTCCGATTCACGAGTGTTTCGGTCACGCTTGCGATTTGACTGTCGACCGCAAGACGGTCCCGCTCATACCTCTGTTCGATGAAATACGGTCGGACGACAAAGAAGATGACGCCGACAAAAATGAGGATATTCAACGCCACCGCAATCATCAGTTTGTCCGAATGCGCATGCCGACCACCTTCTTCCTTCAATCTACTCCATTATTGTAGAGCAGGAAGTTGTGATTCCCTTCTTTTCGCATGAAAAAAAGGATGGGTTGAC
Encoded here:
- a CDS encoding CHASE4 domain-containing protein encodes the protein MSGRSSIGRQWNDAYAFIQGKNETFIDSNISEASLDNLNVNAMLFLNRDGDVHYATFQKQSLSLTEPEQQAFLADIASRVRADANTRSTIYESEYGPVFYATHPILQSDRSARPKGRSSCSSSSAVISSPI